A stretch of DNA from Gasterosteus aculeatus chromosome 7, fGasAcu3.hap1.1, whole genome shotgun sequence:
CAGGCAGTAAATCCGGGAAGTTCCTAATAAGAtgccaggttttctttttttgttgcagaatATAATGTATCCTGCCAGATACTCCACACCtaaacaatcaatcaatgtcTAGCCAATGTCTAGAGAGGTAATCATGAAATGAGGTACAACCTGACCTAGATACTAACCCAAGTGACACCTAGTATAATAATACCTAtacctataataataataccttttttatttaattctttcCTAACTCGTAGTGCAATATTGAAGTGATAACTCTCCCAAACTGCACCTCAATACTtgattattaaatattaaatatgataGTGATCATAAATTCACACAAATATAATTGTTGCTCTTCAAAAGGTCTTCCACACATGACAACGGTACAATATGTAAACTTGAGGTGAATGAACAGAAGGTCTGTGACCTCTTGAGCTGGAAAATTTAGGATCAGGATCCCAGGACGTCACAAAGCGTATTTATTTAGGTGTACACAAAGTGTTCTCTCCCATCTTTCTGATCATGAGTGACAATGCTGTCTTTCCCCTGGTGTGGAGGTGACCAATGGAGAGCTTCAAAGCGTTTAAGAAATGTCCCGTTCGATGATTTCACATGTTTCCAACAACCACAAACCCCAGAAACACAGAGCACAGGACGGTGGGTAGCGGAGATGAAGGTCAGGCGGGACAAGCCGCCCCGATGCGAACAAGCCAATCGCAGAGCAGCTTGTAAGCTGGGGGGGGttagcagcagcagtgtgaccGTAGTGCTGAAACACTTTAGTTTGTCAGATGAAACTTACAAAGTAAATGATTGCAAAAtcagacaaataaaacatgaattccTTTTGAAGCGGACACGTGTTTGGTTTtgataaacagaaaaacactcaGACCTGCATTGCTCCATACACATGTATGTGTTTTCCTCGGCTTGGCAGATGAAAGGTCAAAGATCCATGTGTTCACTCGGGTCTGTTTGTAACTATTAACCGAGACAGAGGCCCAAAGCTTGCAGCCGGAGTAAGTCGCTGTTGTCAGCGTTACTGCAGCGCTACCTGAGTGTTTTACTGGTATAATAAATCAGATAACTCCTCAGCATGCGTCTTTAAGTAGTTCAAAGTCCAGACACCCATCAAACATCTAACAGCTTTAGATAACGGCacaagtaaaagaagaaaatggtaCAAACAGCACATTTCTACACTGTAGATTATTTGCGAGTAAAATGAGTTCTTATCCTTTAGGGATCTAAAACTTTTAGCAACGGAGTATCTCAGTTCACGGCAGTCTTTTGACACAAGAGGTATTTTCTTCCATTATCATAAAACGTTTCAGAATGTTAAGGGTTGAGGATGTTAAATTCTCTAAAATATCCCTGTCAGTTTCACTCAGGCTTCAAATGGCTCATGATCCTGGCAGCAATGTGTTAGGCGCCCCACTGAGAGCAGAGAACAGGAGGCGGAGGGACCTTTATTTTGAGCTGCAAATGTTGTGGCTGCTTTAGGTTTGTCTGCAGCTAAGTGGCCACTGAAGGCCAATTTAAAAtctatcaaacacacacaagtacacatatCTGCCAGTTTCACAgtattgtttcttttattcttccTAACACCGGCTGATGAtggctttaaaaacgcacactATGTTTCACAAAAATACCAGAGGCCCAGgaagtgtgtgtccgtgcatcttttctcattttagaaataaatgaacatgTATTCTGTTGAATGCTCGTTCTTTTGGGGCTCAAACTGTAAAACGCGCTGAAGGAGGAGATATTCAAAAGGACAAATCTCTTTCTAATTAGTCTGGcagctgaaaaagcagaaagttTATTGTTTCGCCTTGTTGCACCTGCAGATTCATTCTGCGCGACATCTCCCGCTGATCGTTACACGAGCGCACATTCCTCACAAGTAATCATCTGAACTCATTCCCGGAAAAGAAGTGCAGGCTGCATGTACACAGtaaaatatacacaatatacacaTCAACATTTTTAACAGCTGTTCTGACTGAACTGTCATTTATTGATTACTAACTGTTGTATAACAAGAGTTATACAACAGGGGCAGTAGAAACAGGTTATGGTGTTGCAGTGCATTTGAAaagttgaatatttaaaaaaacttttgcaACTTATGTTAATAGCTTACTCATTCTCCGCCTGCTGTTTTTGTTGGAAACCGGTAGACAACTACATATGCTTAATCATGAACAAATCAGTGGTTAcagaaaacattaaataaactgacagaaaaaaaacaaaaatcaatgaTCAATGAATCAATTGATCGATGATCAATGATCTAGTCAAGGCTATTTGGGTATTGTGGTGTAATATCGGAGTGAGGAATTTTGAAAGGTCCACTTTCTGTGCGGAGAAGATTCAATCATTGCAGAGAGGACAAACAGACTGAGGAAGGTAGAACAGGCCTTCAATGTTGGTCAATGAGGGAAAGGGAAAGTTAGGTATCACgctcctgctggagctgttgcccccacgTACCGACCCCGGATGGGCGGTTAAAGATGAGATCATTGCAAATGGGGCCGCCCGGCCCTTGTGTACGTGAGTAAGACTGTATCTCATGCACAACTTAAACAGACCATTTAAATCATGCGATGGCCCAGTCGATGACTGAAGTAGTGGAGGTAAGAGCTTTGCATCAGACTCGGACCCAGTTTGACCTTTACCCATTTCCTCCGGCAGCTGTTTGCAGATGTGACTCTTCTCATAGAGACCGAATGACCCTCCACCAGGACAACCACATTTGTCTACTCATTTGTCCAGAGGTTGGCAACTCACTTTCCCATATTTGTTTTTCGTGGACATGACTGTTTATTGCACAATTACAGAATCAAAGCCGACACAACATTTTTCCCTACGGCCTCTTCATCTAAACTAGACACGTTTATCCttacggtgggggggggggggggggggggttgtgtgtgagccctttttgattatttattagGGAAGGGTTTAATCTTGACACAGCAGGTCCAAAGTGctggggtcgttgtggcgcaggggttagagaaagTGTGCTGGgtagcacaaggttggtggttcgagtccaggctgccccatgttccatgtcaaagtgtccctgagcaagacaaaaATGATCTGTAATGTGAAGAAGCGTGTAAAGGGGACTGACTTTCTTTATATGAAAAGAGCAAAAGGGTTGCTGCAAACACATAGAGAAAATACCGTAAACCGTAACCAAGACCAACATCCTTTGAGCTTTTTTAGTCTTGTGCCTGTAGtcttttgggctgtacaaataaaaaaatgaattgaattgaaataaaatgttggAACATTCACATCCAAAACAGTCACACATATCTTTGCAGACAGGCAAGGgtgtatttttccttttgcatcAACTTTCACCCTGTGCTTCATTACATAATCAATAAACAGGAGGGATTGTGTCTGAGTACAAAGAGGGAAAGAGCCGACCCTGGTTATGTCACCACACTTCATGCCGGGGCTCGCTGTCACTGAAACCCTTCAGCCAGACATTGCTCCTGTATCGGCAGGACGCTGCATTCTACCTCAGTGTTCAGAGACGTGCTAATACCTCCAGTTTACAACGCACTTATAATCCAAAGGTCTCAGGAGCTGTTGGAATTTGAGAGCCGATTACTCACTTTAACAGACTGCGGCAGAAAGACCACTCACTCTGCAtgtctttttgatttttttaacttttttaaaggACCCCTTCATGGCAAAATTTTATCGGAAtttaaggacatttttttttttgtacatttgatGAAACAAGAGAAAATTAACTCAAGGGTAAGTCTTTGAAATTTGGTATTCTGATGTAACGCCTTCAAATGCATAATACAAAAACTTTGCTTTGCTCTGTAAACTGACAttttactcattacttttacagaTGCTAGAACGACCTACTCTGCTTTCATTTTTGCACGTCCGGTTCTGAAGGACACTATCAAGTGCGATTAACATTAAGTCACCTTGTGGGGTTCTGCTGGCACAAGACTATGACGTTTGGGGACCTCCTCGAGCAGGTGGGGAGCACAGGACGGTTCCAGATCGTGCATGTGACCCTTCTCTCCATACCGGTCTTCATGATGGCCAGTCACAACCTTCTGCAGAACTTTGTGGCCGCGGTGCCTCCTCACTTCTGCAGCGCACACACGAACCTGTCCCGGACCCGGCTGAGCCCGGAGGAAACCCTGTTGCTTACAGTGCCGCTGGACCAGAAGGGAAATCCAAAGAGCTGCCAGCGGTACGTAGCTCCCCAGTGGCACCTTACGACTAGGAATGGGACTTACGGCTCAGGGGACAATGGCACCGCTAATGGTGGGTTGGACGTTGATCTGCAGGGATGCACGGACGGATGGTCCTACAACATGACTGAGATGACCTCCACCATCATATCCGAAGTAGGATCACGTGtgccgtcttttttttttcttccccaagAGTAAATGTTTTCCTTGTCAAGTGTGTTGAATTATGTTACGTTTTCACCAGTGGGATTTGGTGTGTGATCAGCGCTCTCTGAAGCAAATGGGACAAACGGTCTACATGGGAGGTGTGCTTGTGGGAGCTCTTCTTTTTGGAAGTATGTCAGACAGGTAACATTTCATCGCTGCTCAAGAGGCACATCTGGCACAATCAATGTGTCCTTTAAACACATTTGTCGCACAAGACACCTTGCCTCTAAAGTATGCAGTATTGCTaaagtaaattacattttattcaagtcACGCAACGCGATACACACTGACCTGACTCTCTGCAAAAATACCCCTTGATCCCAGATTTGGCCGTCGCATCCTCCTCATCATTTCCAACCTGCTGATGGCGGTGGCGGGAACGTGCAcggctttctctccctccttccccctttATTGCCTGTTCCGATTTGGTTGTGGAATGGCTCTGTCCGGGATGGGGCTCAACACCTTCTCGCTCAGTAAGAGAAATCAGCCGCAATCAGTGGAGAATGGTTTCATTTGGATGCAGGCAGCGTGCGGGCGGATGTGTACTATTTGTGCAAAAAATTCTCTTGTTCTGTTGTTCTTTCATTTCAAGTTGTGGAGTGGATCCCCACTCGTATTCGAACTGGGGTGGGCACAATAACAGGTTACTGTTACACGGTGGGGCAGCTGATCCTGGCCCTCATCGCCTACTTCATCCGGGACTGGAGGTGGTTGACCCTGGCTGTGTCTTTGCCCTTCTACGTCTTCTTCCTCATCGCATGGTGAGTGGCAAAGATGCGGCGCTCAGagagatttattttttgcactGTGAGCGTAAACTAAACAAAGGCCTCACGCAGGTGGTTCCATGAATCCTCAAGGTGGTTAGCTCTGAGCAATAAGCCTGAACAAGCCATCAAGAACCTCAAAAGTGTTGCCAAATTTAACGGACGgcatgaggagggagagaaactcACCGTTGAAGTAAGTGATggtggtgtgtttgtctgaatCCATCTATTTGTGGTTGTAATTACGTATAAAAAGCATTTTGAACAGAGACAACGGTCTTCTTCATGCATAGATGCTGCAGGAGTCCATGAAGAAAGAGATGTCTAGTATTCAGGGCTCCTACTCTGTTCTGGATCTGTTCCGCACCCCCACAATGAGGAAGATGACAGTCTGCCTCAGCGCCGTCTGGTACTTGTCCCGCCCTTGTTCAAGACTAATTCAATGACAGTTTGTATGCAGCTCGCATGAAATTGCAATGACACATCgcatgctgtttgttttctatttctttttcagGTTATCAACCAGCTTCGCCTACTATGGTCTTTCTATGGATCTGCAGAAGTTCGGGGTGGACATCTACTTAATCCAAGTCATCTTTGGAGCTGTCGACATCCCCGCCAAAATCATCGTGACTGTGTCTATGAGTTTAATCGGACGGCGACAATCACAAATGGGTTCTCTGATCATTGCTGGGATCACTATTTTGATCAACCTGCTGGTACCTTACGGTGCGTTAGAACACGGGAGCAGAACTTAAACACTAAACCAACGCGACAACAGCGTGATTTGATGCGTGTTTCACTCCCGCGTAGACAAGCAGACGGCGCGCACCTGTCTGGCTGTGATGGGTAAAGGTTGCCTGGCGGCCTCTTTCAACTGCTGCTTCCTTTACTCTGGAGAACTGTTCCCGACCATCATTCGGTAAGTCTTATTACATatgatacatttaaatatagTTTTTTATTTAGGAATTGATTTCAGTTTGAGAATGAACTTTGCTGTTGGattttgtgaattgtttttCATTGAACAATCTCGAAAAAAGACAACGCTTCCGAGGTCTGGATGCAACTCATACGTACGTTTTATACGGAAGATAGAAAAGGTTTGACAGTTAGGCTGCAACAAATACATAATCCGCACATGGAAGCAACACATAacggaaaaaaacacagcaaagaaaggctgttttctgtgtgttttgtggtcaCGCGGACAGCAGAGCAAACAGGAGGTCAGAGGGTCAGATGAGTAAATCAAGATAAACACAGTCACTATCTACCGCCTGTGAGCAGAGAACAGCGAAGGATCACGAGAAACTCAATGACTTCCTCGTCACAAATGCTTGATTCTCAGAGCTTTTGGTTCTTGTTTGTGGATTATTCGGTTCCGAATAAAAGAGGCTCATAATGTTTTGATGGACTGTGTTCTATCCATTCAATAGCAATGTTTTGTCCACTGGCTTGGCTGTTATTTGCTGCCTTCTCTTGTTGACGCAAACGTGTCCTGGCAGAAGTGCTGCCGGCGGCGTGTCTTTGCCACCGTCGTACACAAACACCCGTATGAGCCAGCTTCTACTGAAATGTGACACCAGCAAACAATCCACGTTGAGCCATCGCTTCCATTTCAGTTACAAAGTCCTTAAAATGTGACGTGCCACACCAACAAATAACCCACATCCATCTTATCCACTTCGGCTTAACAGTAACTTGAACCTCCTTTGTCCCTGTCAAACATTCTTCCCATATTAATGAGTAGCATATTTACTTTatcagcagcaccacaaacaccgACCCAAGGGAAGCGCTTCGTCAcggctgttttctttgtctctcagtCAGAACGGCATGGGCTGGGCATCCATGATGGCGCGTGTAGGGGCCATGGTGTCCCCTATGGTGCTTCTCACCGCCGACTACATACCCTGGCTCCCAGGTCTGATCTACGGCGGAGCTCCGattctcagcggcgtggctgcAATGTTTCTTCCAGAAACACTTGGCTCCCCCCTTCCTGACACAATACAGGACGTGGAAGACAGGTAATTGTCTAGAAGACCGCTATTTTCTCAAGTCTCTGCCAGGTCCAACATCCAAACATCCAATCAGTTCACGGGACGGCTTTAGGTCAGGAATTTATTGTATCACCATTGAATGTATGGATTACTGCAGAAAAAAGCAGCGGCGGTTGGGAGGGAGAAACAGATTTATCCCTGTTTTCGTTTTTCTGTCATGAACACAGGGGATCCGGGAGAATCTCCAAAAAGCCACCAAAGGAAACAATGGTCCTGCAAGACACCGGGGCAAATCTTCTGAAGCCTGTTGCCTGAGGGCGTCTGGATTGTTGATGATTTATTTGCTGACATGTTATTGCAAGTTGAGTGGGTACTGCTTTTTGTTCAGCCTGTTGATTCGTTCGATAAGCGTTGGACAATTGGAGTTAAAACGTTATTATTGGACAGGTCAATTCAGTGAAATGAAaagctgcagacaaacagatCTTTGTCCGTTTGTTATACAGCAGCTTTGAGGGCTTTTAGTCTGGATTTGGATCATATTTTTAATATCTGTGTTTGTATATAAACCTTCACCGCGTCCTATGTGCTAGGCTTTCACTGGTTTAtaaacaaagatgttttttctccAAGAGTTCTATAATGTCTTCTGCAGTTACTGCTTCTTTTTATATCTCCAGTGAACGGAAGTTCATACACCCACATTGCACTGGGACCGACTGATTGGTCACAAATGTAGCTTCATGTTTCCCACAAAGTCTGTCTCAGAAGCTCAGTAATCCATTCTGGAACAACTTGATTCGTTATAGAGACTTTATTAAACTAACAAATCTAACAATGAATATCCTCCATGACTATTTGTTCCAGGAAGGTTTAAATGTCGTTAGTCGTTGTGTTGAGCCAACAGAGCTCGGGGAGGTATCCCATGATGCAATGGGATGAGTATGGTCAATGAATCACGCTAGATGGATCAAACTTGAATGAaatcatttaatattttataaggtgacattaaataaatacaatggaTAAGGAAATTAAAGgactttagattttttttcacgTTTGCTCTCAAACTGCATTCGGAGAAGTGCACGCTCAGCAGCTCTTCCAGCTCATTCCCACAATCACCTATCAAGTGTGCTTCTATTAAATGAGGACATATGACTGGATACAATAGAGCACAACTCACCCATGCAAAATGGAAGGTCATCTGGTGAGTCAGGAATAATTCCTGCGGTTATGGCCCCATCTAGTGGAGAATATATGCTACTGCGAAATGATAATACTGGTGAATGAATAAAGAATCTagatttaataaatgtaaatatgtaaagTGAAATCTGCGGGCGTAGTTGCTACATTCTAAGAATACGTTTTCTAAAATGTGTCATAATACATCAGGACACTTTTACCAATACACTGGTCTTAAATGATGAACGGTTCTTAGGAAATTGTTCTGAATATCAAAAATAATCTCAGGAGACGTATAAATGTTGTAATTACCATTTAAATTCATCAGGAAATGTTACGTAATGCTCTTCTCTTTTTGTGCTCACTGTATGAGTTGAGTACAATTTGAGAGATCATGACTACCACCATTAATCTGTCCCATGCCTCCCGATCACTTATTCCCCTGCTCTTCTCCTGAGACACATTGTGTATCGTTTGCAAACATTAAGTCAATTTAAAAGATGGATTAAAGTGAACGCTTTCTACAGAAATAACTACATCGTAAAATGATATGAATAAAGATTTATTTTCTCATATGAACAGGtggattcatttttcattttattttacaatctATGACAATCTCGCTTTTTTTTTCTAGCATATTTCAGGAATGACATGTGGGAAagggtcttttttttattgctgaaTGTTAAATGAAATACACTTTCACCGACTGGAAAATAATcgtctgctgctttttttttttaaccatgcaCCCATCAAACCGTGACCACAAGGACATGCAGAGGAGAGGTGTTCAAACATTTCAAGCGGGGGTGGGGTCAGGTGAGGGAGTGGGGGGTCGGGAGGTGGGGTCATAAAATCAAACAGAAGAGACTGGCGGGACGCGCCCGGCAGCATCTCGTTTAGGTGAGGGGACTGGcaaagtgaaaccagagcagcacggtcttcttttacatttttcagacATACAAAATTAGACCCAGACGTGAGAAACTCAATGAGATATCTGCAAGTGAGGTGTGACCAAAGACCTTTCTATGTAACAACACCACTGTGCATTTAGCATTTAGTCGTTAGATCTGCAAATTCtaccttttaaaaatgttttgaaaacaaTACCAATCGGATAATTCAGGTAGAAACTCACAACAGCGATGCAGCTATCTACTGTTCTCTCTCACTTCAAAAAGGGATTTGACGTTCTTTGAATTTCCTCTGAAATATTTACTTTCCCTTCAGTGGAGGACGGCGGGGTATAAATGTTTTACTTCTCAAATTCTCGTTTACACAATAAATTTGAAATGACTAGATCTGTCAACAAGACAAAGTAGTCCACAGTTCTATCGGAGGAAACACGGATGCTATTCGACATTACTTGGAAGAGTGCATGTAAAGTAAAGCGGTCTGAGCCAAGTGATGAAACAATTCAGTCATTCAGCAGCTGTGAGTATGTGAACAAGAAAGGCTGACAACATCAAAGATGGCTGCATAatggctttaaa
This window harbors:
- the slc22a6l gene encoding solute carrier family 22 member 6, with amino-acid sequence MTFGDLLEQVGSTGRFQIVHVTLLSIPVFMMASHNLLQNFVAAVPPHFCSAHTNLSRTRLSPEETLLLTVPLDQKGNPKSCQRYVAPQWHLTTRNGTYGSGDNGTANGGLDVDLQGCTDGWSYNMTEMTSTIISEWDLVCDQRSLKQMGQTVYMGGVLVGALLFGSMSDRFGRRILLIISNLLMAVAGTCTAFSPSFPLYCLFRFGCGMALSGMGLNTFSLIVEWIPTRIRTGVGTITGYCYTVGQLILALIAYFIRDWRWLTLAVSLPFYVFFLIAWWFHESSRWLALSNKPEQAIKNLKSVAKFNGRHEEGEKLTVEMLQESMKKEMSSIQGSYSVLDLFRTPTMRKMTVCLSAVWLSTSFAYYGLSMDLQKFGVDIYLIQVIFGAVDIPAKIIVTVSMSLIGRRQSQMGSLIIAGITILINLLVPYDKQTARTCLAVMGKGCLAASFNCCFLYSGELFPTIIRQNGMGWASMMARVGAMVSPMVLLTADYIPWLPGLIYGGAPILSGVAAMFLPETLGSPLPDTIQDVEDRGSGRISKKPPKETMVLQDTGANLLKPVA